In a genomic window of Diadema setosum chromosome 3, eeDiaSeto1, whole genome shotgun sequence:
- the LOC140246958 gene encoding uncharacterized protein has translation MLCREVDFINPFKHKQRTKESSKAWEDITSNLKKHGLNVTKRAVRDKYYKLKENVMKKNKTEEKSSGIAPEHNDTEAELTQIIEELTEVENDSKELLTQKQQQEEKKQLDGVEMRKRALESFTETNKRTNSEKGARKRRNTGSDTTEYLMKKLEMERDLKDRELQLRREEMESKRQEEQRKLEREEREEERRRQDDERRREREEREEERRRRDEERRKEKEEREEERKKREEERRIREDEERDRRMDLLQQQLLQQNAVIMTLLKNQNRE, from the exons ATGTTGTGCAGGGAAGTGGACTTTATAAATCCATTCAAGCACAAACAGCGAACTAAAGAAAGCAGCAAGGCTTGGGAGGACATCACTTCAAATTTGAAGAAGCATGGTCTGAACGTCACGAAACGTGCAGTAAGGGACAAGTACTATAAgttgaaagagaatgtaatgaagaaaaacaaaacagaagaaaaatcaAGTGGGATCGCCCCTGAGCACAATGACACGGAAGCGGAACTGACTCAGATCATCGAGGAGTTGACGGAAGTCGAAAACGACTCGAAGGAGTTACTGACGCAAAAGCAAcaacaggaagaaaaaaagcaacTAGATGGGGTGGAAATGCGCAAGAGGGCTCTTGAAAGCTTCACAGAGACGAACAAAAG gACAAACTCTGAAAAGGGAGCAAGGAAAAGGAGGAATACAGGCAGTGATACCACTGAATACCTAATGAAGAAGCTTGAAATGGAGAGAGATCTGAAAGACAGAGAGTTACAGCTGAGAAGAGAGGAAATGGAAAGTAAACGACAAGAAGAGCAGAGAAAGTTGGAgcgagaagaaagagaagaagaaaggaggagACAAGATGACGAAAGAAGGCGCgaaagagaggaaagagaggaagaaaggagGAGGCGCgatgaagaaagaagaaaggagaaggaggaaagagaagaggagaggaagaaaagagaggaggagaggaggataAGAGAAGACGAAGAGAGGGACAGAAGAATGGACCTGCTCCAACAACAGTTACTCCAGCAGAACGCAGTTAttatgacattgttgaagaatCAGAACAGGGagtaa
- the LOC140226641 gene encoding uncharacterized protein has product MEASEFKNVIGDILDILHSCDLRNLEVSECDACCNVINENESRVPCEDCGKQFHVMCTGTISEAKLCDARLIWICSACGSNNIAHRIFDKIDIPYHFNRYELLEDLGDEDFGIDVSHSSCKSNQRKKPTKRLKKRYVKRKDKLGIPEMTNVCVQKRADCERNESVSTFRTNLTKSQFQPLETAVDDGWTTVKSRKTKVTTSQTMTDNPKTKTFNKSSVRSVNGVPLQPGVTYIGKAMKAYYLEKQNRAKTSKGKKLKVERRQKEPGKLVKGNVNANLDTERNDSLQVYTESVLNVYSKCVQSPHVMAKYTEQIYAKTQRSWADVAKSTPNMSNECCIPNGDQTTCASVPCTDIEKEVWNVNRLYGGGNARQPRKKGRFTKINRQSVLPVQNADSQVCDNGKVKPDIPEGEHVAKNEKLCKNEAFDHEDSDSTILNVVEGNHIL; this is encoded by the exons ATGGAAGCAAGtgaattcaagaatgttattgGTGATATCCTAGATATCCTCCATAGTTGTGACTTGAGAAATCTAGAGGTCAGTGAATGTGATGCATGTTGCAATGtgatcaatgaaaatgaaagcagaGTACCATGTGAGGATTGTGGCAAGCAGTTTCATGTGATGTGTACAGGAACCATTTCTGAGGCTAAACTGTGTGATGCAAGGCTGATTTGGATATGCTCAGCATGTGGAAGCAATAATATTGCCCATCGCATCTTTGACAAAATTGACATTCCCTATCATTTCAATAGATACGAGCTTCTCGAAGACCTTGGTGATGAAGATTTTGGTATTGATGTTTCACATTCATCATGCAAGAGCAACCAGAGAAAGAAACCAACCAAGAGACTGAAAAAAAGgtatgtgaaaagaaaagacaaacttGGAATTCCAGAAAtgacaaatgtgtgtgtgcaaaaaaGAGCAGATTGTGAGAGAAATGAATCGGTTTCAACATTCAGGACAAATCTGACCAAGAGCCAATTTCAGCCATTAGAAACTGCAGTTGATGATGGTTGGACAACTGTGAAATCAAGGAAGACAAAAGTGACAACATCCCAAACAATGACTGACAATCCCAAGACCAAGACCTTTAACAAGAGCTCAGTGAGATCAGTAAATGGTGTGCCTCTCCAACCTGGTGTGACCTACATTGGCAAAGCAATGAAAGCCTACTATCTTGAAAAACAGAACAGAGCCAAGACCAGCAAGGGCAAGAAATTAAAAGTAGAAAGAAGGCAAAAAGAACCTGGTAAACTCGTGAAGGGAAATGTGAATGCAAACTTGGACACAGAACGAAATGATAGTCTGCAGGTATATACTGAATCTGTATTGAATGTATATTCAAAGTGTGTTCAGTCACCTCATGTTATGGCAAAATACACTGAGCAAATCTATGCAAAAACACAGAGAAGTTGGGCTGATGTGGCTAAAAGCACTCCGAATATGAGTAATGAATGTTGCATACCGAATGGTGATCAGACTACATGTGCCTCTGTCCCTTGCACAGACATTGAAAAAGAAGTTTGGAATGTGAACAGGCTCTATGGAGGTGGAAATGCAAGGCAACCAAGAAAGAAAGGTCGTTTCACAAAGATCAACAGACAAAGTGTGCTACCTGTACAAAATGCTGACTCACAGGTGTGTGATAATGGAAAGGTCAAACCTGACATTCCTGAAGGAGAACATGTAGCAAAGAATGAAAAGTTGTGTAAGAATGAAGCATTTGACCACGAGGACAGTGATTCCACAA TTCTGAATGTGGTAGAAGGCAATCATATCCTATGA